A window from Gallus gallus isolate bGalGal1 chromosome 5, bGalGal1.mat.broiler.GRCg7b, whole genome shotgun sequence encodes these proteins:
- the TALDO1 gene encoding transaldolase, with the protein MSVSPVKRQKMESALEQLKHHTTVVADTGDFNAIDEYKPLDATTNPSLILAAAQMPAYQKLVDDAVAYGKKLGGSEDEQIQNACDKLFVLFGAEILKRIPGRVSTEVDARLSFDKEGMIQRARRLIDLYKEVGIGKDRILIKLSSTWEGIQAGKVLEAEYGIHCNMTLLFSFAQAVACAEAGVTLISPFVGRILDWHVANGDKKTYEPSEDPGVKSVTKIYNYYKKFGYKTIVMGASFRNTGEIKALTGCDYLTISPKLLAELSKEHVKLTPTLSVKEAQACDLEKIHLDEKAFRWHHNEDQMAVEKLSDGIRKFAADAIKLERMLKERMFGTENGK; encoded by the exons ATGTCGGTGTCCCCCGTGAAGAGGCAGAAGATGGAGTCGGCGCTGGAGCAGCTGAAGCACCACACCACGGTGGTGGCCGACACCGGGGATTTCAACg CAATCGATGAGTACAAACCCCTGGATGCCACCACGAACCCATCTCTGATCCTGGCCGCCGCTCAGATGCCTGCATACCAGAAACTTGTGGATGATGCGGTTGCATATGGGAAGAAACTGGGGGG GTCAGAAGATGAGCAAATCCAAAATGCCTGTGACAAACTCTTTGTATTGTTTGgagctgaaatactgaagagGATACCTGGCCGTGTGTCCACAGAAGTAGATGCAAG GTTGTCTTTTGATAAAGAAGGAATGATTCAGAGGGCCAGGCGTCTGATTGACCTTTATAAGGAAGTAGGAATTGGTAAAGATCGGATTCTCATAAAGCTTTCTTCAACATGGGAAGGAATCCAGGCTGGCAA GGTTCTGGAAGCAGAGTACGGGATTCATTGCAACATGACCTTGCTGTTCTCCTTTGCTCAGGCAGTCgcctgtgctgaagctggggtTACTCTGATCTCCCCATTTGTAGGACGCATCCTGGATTGGCATGTTGCTAACGGAGATAAGAAAACCTACGAGCCTTCAGAAGATCCAG GAGTGAAGAGCGTCACTAAGATCTATAATTACTACAAAAAGTTTGGCTACAAAACCATTGTGATGGGTGCTTCATTTCGAAATACAGGAGAAATCAAAGCTCTTACAGGCTGTGACTATCTCACTATTTCACCCAAGCTCttggcagagctcagcaaagAGCACGTCAAGCTAACTCCCACGCTCAGCGTTAAGGAGG CTCAGGCCTGTGACCTCGAGAAGATCCACCTGGATGAGAAGGCATTCCGCTGGCACCACAACGAAGACCAAATGGCTGTGGAGAAGCTGTCTGATGGGATCAGAAAGTTTGCTGCAGATGCAATAAAATTGGAGAGGATGTTAAAG GAGCGAATGTTCGGCACTGAGAATGGGAAGTAA